The following coding sequences lie in one Helicoverpa zea isolate HzStark_Cry1AcR chromosome 2, ilHelZeax1.1, whole genome shotgun sequence genomic window:
- the LOC124642352 gene encoding uncharacterized protein LOC124642352 encodes MMKTFYIMFVFGVVKYTNSQYLAMGNNRKLDTAKTTCDPSAKSSLVEHFFNIIFTEFHATPPVCVCVQMCPEQPTYCYPNGCLRRTEKNKKVEVPLPVTRISENTKPIFFIDEKNDFMNDFLTKNYIDDNTPVNPPIPPPSENTAVANMRPDPFKDRYKILFKFKKMPKVELKYNLGEQVKNMKSDVLNMKSENVDVSRTRWPMNKIDRRLGGQRSMHSEPQVQKGTTNPRYFMNIFPDKDVTSYPPKYFKRELTNNTHSEDEKVNIKAIYVVGKTESENNAFSLEKLIDSLIESSFDNNTTTPEAEVEYKPVVNQTDVNIEEQNKTAIKEDTTRRSMKNETTNIISMNLTNENVDKNKYSDDIMSSHNVSEMIATLSKRIDKQNNTSLEMMRRITGDFEFDTLNTTTERPIEGTLLTTSEPSTVEYTSSSTEYETRTTRKIRLRQRIVRRLQHSKNN; translated from the exons ATGATGAAGACTTTCTATATCATGTTTGTGTTTGGAGTTGTTAAAT atACCAACAGTCAGTATCTCGCAATGGGAAACAATAGAAAACTTGACACGGCAAAAACAACATGCGATCCGTCAGCCAAATCTTCATTAGTGGAACATTTTTTCAACATAATCTTCACAGAATTTCATGCCACACCCCCGGTTTGCGTCTGTGTTCAAATGTGCCCTGAACAACCGACTTACTGCTACCCAAATGGATGTTTGCGAAGAACGGAGAAGAATAAAAAGGTCGAAGTACCACTCCCCGTCACTAGAATCAGTGAAAATACCAAACCGATCTTCTTTATCGATGAAAAGAATGATTTCATGAATGATTTCCTTACGAAGAATTACATCGATGATAATACACCAGTAAATCCTCCAA TACCACCGCCATCTGAAAATACTGCGGTAGCTAATATGCGTCCAGACCCATTTAAAGACAGATACAAGATCCTATTCAAATTTAAGAAAATGCCAAAAGTGGAATTGAAGTACAATCTCGGTGAACAAGTAAAGAATATGAAATCAGATGTGTTGAATATGAAATCTGAAAATGTAGATGTGTCAAGAACAAGATGGCCGATGAACAAAATTGATCGTCGTTTGGGAGGTCAGCGATCTATGCACAGTGAACCACAGGTACAAAAAGGTACAACAAATCCAAGATATTTCATGAATATCTTCCCTGACAAAGACGTCACAAGTTATCCACCAAAATACTTCAAAAGAGAATTAACTAATAACACGCATAGCGAAGATGAAAAAGTCAACATCAAAGCTATCTATGTAGTAGGCAAAACTGAATCAGAAAATAATGCCTTTTCGTTAGAAAAGCTAATTGATAGTTTAATTGAAAGCAGTTTTGATAACAACACCACGACACCCGAAGCTGAGGTAGAATATAAGCCTGTAGTCAATCAAACAGATGTTAATATTGAAGAGCAGAACAAAACCGCGATCAAAGAAGACACTACGAGGCGTTCAATGAAGAATGAGACCACAAACATAATATCGATGAACTTGACAAACGAAAATGTGGACAAGAACAAATATTCAGATGACATTATGAGCTCGCATAATGTGAGTGAAATGATAGCCACGTTATCTAAAAGGATAGATAAGCAGAATAATACGAGTTTAGAAATGATGAGGCGGATAACCGGTGACTTTGAATTTGATACATTGAACACAACAACAGAAAGGCCCATTGAAGGAACTTTACTTACTACAAGTGAACCTTCTACTGTAGAATACACAAGTTCTTCAACGGAATATGAAACTAGAACGACAAGAAAAATACGACTAAGGCAAAGAATTGTAAGACGACTTCAACAtagcaaaaataattaa